The proteins below come from a single Ciona intestinalis unplaced genomic scaffold, KH HT000031.2, whole genome shotgun sequence genomic window:
- the LOC104266458 gene encoding kelch-like protein 12 isoform X1, whose protein sequence is MESFDPREGKWESLKPMNEKRGALCGVVYNDEIYAIGGSGRSVERYNIRTNTWTKVSSLNHVRYGSCACVVNGKIYVIGGHGDDASTSIEAYDATINEWKIETNMETPRNDASVVAL, encoded by the exons aTGGAAAGTTTTGATCCAAGAGAAGGGAAATGGGAATCACTAAAACCAATGAATGAGAAAAGAGGGGCATTGTGTGGTGTTGTTTACAATGATGAGATTTACGCcattg GTGGTAGTGGAAGAAGTGTAGAGCGGTATAACATACGAACCAACACTTGGACCAAAGTTAGCAGCTTGAACCACGTGCGGTATGGTTCTTGTGCTTGTGTTGTGAATGGGAAGATATACGTCATTGGAGG ccATGGTGATGATGCATCAACATCAATTGAGGCTTATGATGCAACAATCAATGAATGGAAGATTGAAACCAACATGGAGACACCAAGAAATGATGCATCAGTTGTAGCtttgtaa
- the LOC104266458 gene encoding kelch-like protein 4 isoform X2 — protein MESFDPREGKWESLKPMNEKRGALCGVVYNDEIYAIGGSGRSVERYNIRTNTWTKVSSLNHVRYGSCACVVNGKIYVIGGLNTCVSREQYETVGHRETIRLNISRS, from the exons aTGGAAAGTTTTGATCCAAGAGAAGGGAAATGGGAATCACTAAAACCAATGAATGAGAAAAGAGGGGCATTGTGTGGTGTTGTTTACAATGATGAGATTTACGCcattg GTGGTAGTGGAAGAAGTGTAGAGCGGTATAACATACGAACCAACACTTGGACCAAAGTTAGCAGCTTGAACCACGTGCGGTATGGTTCTTGTGCTTGTGTTGTGAATGGGAAGATATACGTCATTGGAGG CTTAAACACCTGTGTCAGTAGAGAGCAATATGAAACAGTCGGTCACAGGGAGACAATTCGTTTAAATATATCTCGTTCCTAA